The Streptomyces sp. ICC1 DNA window CTCCCCACCCGCCGCAGGGGCAGCCCCCCCACGGTGAGCCGCGGCGGCCTTCGCGGGTCCGGCGGTGGGTGATCGCGGGCGCCTCCGTGCTCGCGCTGGCGGGTGTCGCGGCGCTCGTGATGAACCACTACGAGATACCGCCCTTCACGGACAAGGGCGAGGCCGTCTCGTTCGGGAAGCCGCACACCGGTGACTCCGGTGAGGCCGTCAAACCGCCGGCGAACTCGAAGATGTCGATGCCCACGGGCCCGAAGGCCGATTTCAAGAACTCGATGACCCTGCCCGACGGCACGCACGTGGCCGTCACCACGCTGGACGGCAAGAAGTCGGGCTTCAAGGGCAAGGTCTGGGTCTGGGCTCCCAAGGAGTACGACGACCCGAAGTTCGCCAAGAGCGGCTTCCCGGTCATGATCGCGCTCCCGGGCGGCGCCGGCTACCCGAACAACTACTGGATGGGCACCGACCTGGGCCTGCAGACCAGCATCAGCAAGTGGTACGCCGAGGGCAAGAGCAAGCCCTTCATCCTCGCCATGCCGGTGCTGAACCCGGGTCCGGACGACAAGGGCGTCTACTGGGACGGGTCCGACATCCCGGACCAGCCCAAGATGGGCACCTGGCTCACCGACGACGTCCCGGACCTGGTGCGCGCGAACTTCCGCACGGTCAAGTCCCGTGACGGCTGGGCCTACATGGGCTCCTCGACCGGTGGCTTCGCCAGCCTGAAGGCCGTGCTGAAGCACCCGGACAAGTTCAAGGCCGCGATCTGCTCGGGCCCGGACATCGTGCCCGACTCCTCGCTGTGGAGGGGCCACGACAAGGAGAAGGCGGAGAACAACCCCGAGCTGCTGGCCAAGGCGCTGATCGACAAGAAGGGCCCGGACGTCTACCTGGCCTTCCAGGTCGGCACCAACGAGTCCAACAAGAACACCCTACCGAACGTGGAGAAGTTCATCGCCGCCTACGGCAAGGGGCCGGTCCACACCGAGCTGAAGATCATCCAGGGCGGCCAGCACAACGCGAAGACCTACGTCCCCAACATGGGCGAGGGGCCGATCCAGTACATCAGCAAGGTCATGGAAGGGCCCGTGGAGTAACCAGCCGCGCTTCCACCTGCTTCGGCCCGCCGAACACCTTCGGCGGGCCGTCGCCGTTCCAGGGCGCCCAGCCGGGGTCCCCGTCCACGGCGAAGCGCACCCAGGCCGCGTGCATCTCCTCGGCCAGTTCCTGCGGGGCGTGGGGCCCGGCCAGCCACGACGCCTCGGGGACGGCCAGGGTGTCGAAGACGAAGCCCAGCTCCAGCGCGTGGCAGGACCCGAGGCCCGGGATCCCGGACGGCCACGCGAACTCGTAGACGAAGCTCGGCGCGCCCCGCCCCGGCGCCCCGGCCAGGGCGCGCAGCGGGTCGCGCAGCAGCCGGTCGGTGAGCAGGTGCCCGGCGAGGTCGGCGGGGCCGGCGCCGGGCCGCTCGGCGCGCAGCGCCCGTACGGCGCCGCGGTCCTTGCCGCCGCGGATCCGGCCCAGGGCCACGGCGAGCGGGCCCAGCCGGTCCAGCAGCCGCATCCCGCCGGTCGGGGCCAGCCAGAGCCGGTGCTCCTCGGCGGTCCAGCCCAGCAGCAGCGGCATGTCCGCGGCCGCGGCCGCCGCGGCTTCGAGCGGGTCCGCCGGCAGCGTGTCCGGGTCGGTGACCAGCCCGAAGGCCGGGCCGCCGACCAGCGGCGAGGACCGGCGCAGCACGGCGGCCTGGGCGGCGAGCAGGTCGGTCAGGGCGACGGCGGCGAATGCCCCGGCGGTGGCGGGGACCTTGAGCAGCGCGGCCATCCGCCGGACCATGGCGCGCACCCGCTCGCACGGCAGGGCCTCGGGAGGCCCGCTCTGCAGGGCGGCCCGGTGGAAGAGCCCGGCGGCCCGGGGCGCGGCGAGGAGGGCGCCGATGCTGATGGCCCCGGCGGACTCGCCGAAGACGGTCACCCGCCCGGGGTCTCCGCCGAAGGCCTCGATGTTCTCCCGGACCCAGGTCAGGGCGGCGATCTGGTCGAGCAGCCCGCGGTTGGCGGGGGCGTCGGGGAAGAGCCCGTAGCCGAGGACGCCGAGGCGGTAGTTGACGGAGACGAGCACCACGCCGTCGCGGGCGAAGGCGGAGCCGTCGTAGACGGGGACGGCGGAGGAGCCCCGGGTGAGGGCCCCGCCGTGGATCCAGACCATGACCGGGAGCCGGGCCCCGGGCGTCCGCCCGGCCGCGGGGTCCGGGGTCCACACGTTCAGGTTGAGGCAGTCGTCGCCGGGGACGTCCGGATCGGGCAGCAGCGCGGCGAACGGGTCGGGGTAGGGCACCTTGGGCGCGGTGGGACCGTACGCACCCGCGTCGCGTACGCCGTCCCACGGCTCGGGGGGCGCGGGCGCGGCGAACCGGCGGGCGCCGACGGGCGGGGCGGCGTAGGGGATGCCGCGGAAGACGGCGATGCCGCCGGGGCCGCTGCGGCCCTCGACCACTCCGTGCGCCGTCCGGGCCCGGGGTCGGGCACGGTCCTGGGCGTCGCTCGCCGCTGCGGGCATCGTGTCCTCCTGGGTCCGTCGGAGACGGCCTGCCGGGTCCGCCAAGGACGGCCCGGTCGCCGGTATCCGGGGTTCCGCGCTCCGTCCGGTCGCACCGTCGCACAGGCACGCGACGGGTGACAAGGCGTGACCCCGTCCGGGTCGGGCCGGGTTGGGCCGGGCATGCGATCCCTCTCTCTCCACGACACCGTTCGGAGCGTCCTGCGGGCCGGCTCGGTCCCGGCCCTGCTGCTGGCGGCCACGGCCGCCGCGGCGGCCGGCAGCGGCGCCCACGCCGCCGACGGCCCGACCGCCGCCCTCGGGACCCCGTCGGCCGTCGGGCCCGAGTTCCAGTACCTGGGCACGGACGACCGGCCGCACGGCTTCACCGCCCCCAAGGGCTGCCTGGCCGCGAAGGGCGGCGGCGGGCGCGCCGTGACGAACAAGACCCGGGGCCCGGTGGCGCTCTACCGGGAGCCCGGCTGCGCGGGCTCCCCGGTGCAGGTGCTCGCGCCGGGAGCCGTCACGCCGGTGCGTCCGTACTTCGCCTCCGCCCGGTTCGGGATCACCGGGTAGTCCGGGACCACCGGCGGCCCAGCGGCCGTGACCCTTGGGCGGTCCCCGCGTTGTATGCCATGTCAAACGCCGCAGCTTCCAGTTT harbors:
- a CDS encoding alpha/beta hydrolase-fold protein codes for the protein MSHSPDGQQQPYRSEGPYQQQPYPPQGQQPYPPHPPQGQPPHGEPRRPSRVRRWVIAGASVLALAGVAALVMNHYEIPPFTDKGEAVSFGKPHTGDSGEAVKPPANSKMSMPTGPKADFKNSMTLPDGTHVAVTTLDGKKSGFKGKVWVWAPKEYDDPKFAKSGFPVMIALPGGAGYPNNYWMGTDLGLQTSISKWYAEGKSKPFILAMPVLNPGPDDKGVYWDGSDIPDQPKMGTWLTDDVPDLVRANFRTVKSRDGWAYMGSSTGGFASLKAVLKHPDKFKAAICSGPDIVPDSSLWRGHDKEKAENNPELLAKALIDKKGPDVYLAFQVGTNESNKNTLPNVEKFIAAYGKGPVHTELKIIQGGQHNAKTYVPNMGEGPIQYISKVMEGPVE
- a CDS encoding carboxylesterase family protein, which encodes MPAAASDAQDRARPRARTAHGVVEGRSGPGGIAVFRGIPYAAPPVGARRFAAPAPPEPWDGVRDAGAYGPTAPKVPYPDPFAALLPDPDVPGDDCLNLNVWTPDPAAGRTPGARLPVMVWIHGGALTRGSSAVPVYDGSAFARDGVVLVSVNYRLGVLGYGLFPDAPANRGLLDQIAALTWVRENIEAFGGDPGRVTVFGESAGAISIGALLAAPRAAGLFHRAALQSGPPEALPCERVRAMVRRMAALLKVPATAGAFAAVALTDLLAAQAAVLRRSSPLVGGPAFGLVTDPDTLPADPLEAAAAAAADMPLLLGWTAEEHRLWLAPTGGMRLLDRLGPLAVALGRIRGGKDRGAVRALRAERPGAGPADLAGHLLTDRLLRDPLRALAGAPGRGAPSFVYEFAWPSGIPGLGSCHALELGFVFDTLAVPEASWLAGPHAPQELAEEMHAAWVRFAVDGDPGWAPWNGDGPPKVFGGPKQVEARLVTPRALP